The following are encoded in a window of Streptomyces sp. SAT1 genomic DNA:
- a CDS encoding ATP-binding protein codes for MSGRVVPCSPREIGSLFLFEELSAEQLGRLCSDGRVELFQPGPVYREGDPATCFFVMIEGTVVHSRRVGDDDVEIARTSQRGVYSGAVQAYIGDRVRQVYQNSMRVTEPTRFFVLPADTFASIMREWFPMSVHLLEGLFFGSKNTQAAVGQRERLLALGSLSAGLTHELNNPAAAAVRATAALRERVAKMRHKLAVIAEGPFSPEQLTQLIEIQERTAERVAKAPVLSPLETTDREDLLTDWLEEHGIDYGWQLAPVFVQAGLDVDWLEQVVAAVGEDILPGAVGWLSYTVETELLMDEIADSTTRVSRLVDAAKQYSQLDRAPYQVADVHELLDSTLLMLSGKTGPRIRVVKEYDRTLPRIPAYPAELNQVWTNLIDNAVSAMGGAGGEGTLTVRTARQGEQLLVEFRDTGPGVPAEIRDRIFDPFFTTKPVGQGTGLGLDISWRIVVNKHHGSLAVESAPGDTRFAVLLPLNATDGDGRALRPAPGAQGAPDAPEGTE; via the coding sequence ATGAGCGGGCGGGTGGTGCCGTGCAGCCCCAGGGAGATCGGTTCGCTGTTCCTGTTCGAGGAGCTGTCGGCGGAGCAGCTGGGGCGGCTGTGCAGCGACGGGCGGGTGGAGCTGTTCCAGCCGGGCCCGGTGTACCGCGAGGGTGATCCGGCCACCTGTTTCTTCGTGATGATCGAGGGGACGGTGGTGCACTCGCGGCGGGTCGGCGACGACGACGTGGAGATCGCCCGGACCTCGCAGCGCGGGGTGTACTCGGGCGCGGTGCAGGCGTACATCGGGGACCGGGTGCGGCAGGTGTACCAGAACTCGATGCGGGTGACCGAGCCGACGCGGTTCTTCGTGCTGCCCGCCGACACGTTCGCGAGCATCATGCGCGAGTGGTTCCCGATGTCGGTGCATCTGCTGGAGGGGCTGTTCTTCGGTTCGAAGAACACCCAGGCGGCCGTGGGGCAGCGGGAGCGGCTGCTGGCGCTGGGCTCACTGTCCGCGGGGCTCACGCACGAGCTGAACAATCCGGCGGCCGCGGCGGTGCGGGCCACGGCGGCGCTGCGCGAGCGGGTCGCGAAGATGCGGCACAAGCTCGCGGTGATCGCCGAAGGGCCGTTCAGCCCGGAGCAGTTGACGCAGCTGATCGAGATCCAGGAGCGCACGGCGGAGCGGGTCGCCAAGGCGCCGGTGCTCAGTCCGCTGGAGACCACCGACCGGGAGGACCTGCTCACCGACTGGCTGGAGGAGCACGGCATCGACTACGGCTGGCAGCTCGCGCCGGTGTTCGTGCAGGCCGGGCTCGACGTGGACTGGCTGGAGCAGGTGGTGGCGGCGGTCGGCGAGGACATCCTGCCCGGCGCGGTGGGGTGGCTGTCGTACACGGTGGAGACCGAGCTGCTGATGGACGAGATAGCGGACTCCACCACCCGGGTCTCCCGGCTCGTGGACGCCGCCAAGCAGTACTCCCAGCTGGACCGGGCCCCCTACCAGGTCGCCGACGTGCACGAACTGCTCGACAGCACGCTGCTGATGCTGTCGGGCAAGACGGGTCCGCGGATCAGGGTGGTCAAGGAGTACGACCGGACACTGCCGCGGATCCCCGCCTATCCGGCCGAGCTGAACCAGGTGTGGACCAATCTGATCGACAACGCCGTCTCCGCCATGGGCGGTGCGGGCGGCGAGGGCACGCTGACCGTGCGGACGGCACGCCAGGGCGAGCAGTTGCTCGTGGAGTTCCGGGACACCGGACCCGGGGTGCCCGCGGAGATCCGGGACCGCATCTTCGACCCGTTCTTCACCACCAAGCCGGTCGGTCAGGGCACCGGGCTCGGTCTCGACATCTCCTGGCGGATCGTGGTCAACAAGCACCACGGGAGCCTCGCGGTGGAGTCGGCGCCGGGCGACACCCGGTTCGCGGTGCTGCTGCCGCTGAACGCGACGGACGGCGACGGCAGGGCGCTGCGCCCGGCACCCGGGGCACAAGGGGCCCCGGACGCGCCAGAGGGGACGGAATGA
- a CDS encoding UBP-type zinc finger domain-containing protein, whose amino-acid sequence MSEGAGPDLRVDPEVPPSGPGCAECEAAGGWWFHLRRCARCGHVGCCDDSPARHATAHYRATGHAVIRSYEPGEDWFWDYAADELYEPGAELAPPLAHPADQPVPGPAGRVPHDWARILR is encoded by the coding sequence ATGAGCGAAGGCGCCGGTCCGGACCTCCGGGTCGACCCGGAGGTCCCGCCGAGCGGTCCGGGCTGCGCGGAGTGCGAGGCGGCGGGCGGCTGGTGGTTCCATCTGCGGCGCTGTGCGCGCTGCGGGCACGTCGGCTGCTGCGACGACTCCCCCGCCCGCCACGCCACCGCCCACTACCGCGCCACCGGGCATGCGGTGATCCGCAGTTACGAGCCGGGCGAGGACTGGTTCTGGGACTACGCGGCGGACGAGCTGTACGAGCCGGGCGCCGAACTGGCGCCGCCGCTGGCGCATCCGGCGGACCAGCCCGTGCCCGGACCGGCCGGGCGGGTGCCGCACGACTGGGCGCGGATCCTGCGCTGA
- a CDS encoding serine hydrolase domain-containing protein: MCTGAVLGSLALGLLAGPARAAAGPPGTRAAAPPAHARVTAPTPAPDTAGLDALLRTALGQGAPGAAARFDDHRTSYDGPATVHRLAEGVADRADSEAMDTADRVRIGSVTKTFSAVVLLQLVAEGRLRLDTSVDHYLPGLLPDERITVRHVLSHRSGLYDYTEDLFARTVPGFEAVRTKVFTLRELVERSLRHPLTGTPGAAYSYSNTNYVVAGLLIEKLTGQPVRAAYEDRIIGPLKLADTFYVHPGTAIPGRHAHGYLTPDEPGGALVDATEQTVSWAQSAGALISSARDLNTFLSALLGGRLLPASGLAEMRRWFPAGTGQGYGLGLRRRDLSCGISVYGHTGAVQGFYTYAFTGEDGLRSYTAVVNTSNNGAVQATMLRTLEPVFCGKPARVR; encoded by the coding sequence ATGTGCACGGGCGCGGTGCTCGGGTCGCTGGCGCTGGGCCTGCTCGCGGGACCGGCGCGGGCGGCGGCCGGCCCGCCGGGGACCCGGGCCGCGGCACCGCCCGCCCACGCCCGCGTCACCGCTCCCACGCCCGCCCCGGACACGGCCGGTCTGGACGCGCTCCTGCGCACCGCGCTCGGTCAGGGCGCGCCCGGCGCCGCGGCACGGTTCGACGACCACCGCACGTCCTACGACGGCCCGGCCACAGTGCACCGGCTCGCCGAGGGCGTCGCCGACCGCGCGGACTCCGAGGCCATGGACACCGCGGACAGGGTCCGCATCGGCAGTGTCACCAAGACCTTCTCGGCCGTCGTCCTGCTCCAGCTCGTCGCCGAGGGCAGGCTGCGGCTCGACACGTCCGTCGACCACTACCTGCCCGGCCTGCTGCCCGACGAGCGGATCACCGTACGGCACGTGCTCAGCCACCGCAGCGGTCTGTACGACTACACCGAGGACCTGTTCGCCCGTACCGTGCCCGGCTTCGAGGCGGTGCGCACCAAGGTCTTCACCCTGCGCGAGCTGGTCGAGCGGTCCCTGCGGCACCCGCTGACCGGCACGCCCGGCGCCGCCTACTCCTACTCCAACACCAACTACGTCGTGGCCGGGCTGCTCATCGAGAAGCTGACGGGCCAGCCGGTGCGCGCCGCGTACGAGGACCGGATCATCGGACCGCTGAAACTGGCCGACACCTTCTACGTGCACCCGGGCACCGCGATCCCCGGGCGCCACGCGCACGGCTACCTCACCCCGGACGAGCCGGGGGGCGCCCTGGTGGACGCCACCGAGCAGACGGTGTCATGGGCCCAGAGCGCGGGCGCGCTCATCTCCTCCGCCCGTGATCTGAACACCTTCCTCTCGGCGCTGCTCGGCGGCCGGCTGCTGCCCGCCTCAGGGCTGGCCGAGATGCGGCGCTGGTTCCCGGCGGGCACCGGTCAGGGATACGGGCTCGGGCTGCGCCGCCGCGACCTGTCCTGCGGGATCTCCGTGTACGGGCACACCGGGGCGGTGCAGGGCTTCTACACCTACGCCTTCACCGGCGAGGACGGGCTGCGCAGTTACACGGCGGTCGTCAACACCTCCAACAACGGCGCGGTGCAGGCGACCATGCTGCGCACGCTGGAGCCGGTGTTCTGCGGCAAGCCGGCCCGGGTGCGGTGA
- a CDS encoding AIM24 family protein, giving the protein MQGDLFSQEHVVRPATAPGMSVENAKCIRYVVNGEMLARQGAMVAWRGSLQFERKGQGVGGMLKRAVTGEGLPLMSVRGQGEAWFAHEAQNCFLVHLDGGDEFTVNGRNVLCFDASLAYQIKTVKGSGIAGGGLFNTVFTGQGTLGLACEGNPLVIPVTPELPVYVDTDAVVGWTARLQTSLHRSQSVGSMLRGGSGEAVQLMLQGEGHVIVRPSEATPQKAQQH; this is encoded by the coding sequence ATGCAAGGTGACCTTTTTTCGCAAGAGCACGTGGTGCGGCCCGCGACCGCGCCGGGCATGTCCGTCGAGAACGCCAAGTGCATCCGCTATGTGGTGAACGGGGAGATGCTGGCCCGCCAGGGCGCCATGGTGGCCTGGCGCGGCAGCCTCCAGTTCGAGCGCAAGGGCCAGGGCGTGGGCGGCATGCTCAAGCGCGCGGTCACCGGGGAGGGCCTGCCGCTGATGTCGGTGCGCGGGCAGGGCGAGGCATGGTTCGCGCACGAGGCGCAGAACTGCTTCCTCGTCCATCTCGACGGCGGTGACGAGTTCACCGTCAACGGGCGCAACGTCCTGTGCTTCGACGCGTCGCTGGCGTACCAGATCAAGACGGTCAAGGGCTCGGGCATCGCGGGCGGCGGACTGTTCAACACCGTTTTCACCGGGCAGGGCACGCTCGGTCTCGCCTGCGAGGGCAATCCGCTCGTGATACCGGTGACGCCCGAGCTGCCGGTGTACGTCGACACCGACGCGGTCGTCGGCTGGACCGCCCGCCTCCAGACGTCGCTGCACCGCTCGCAGTCCGTCGGCTCCATGCTGCGCGGCGGCTCCGGCGAGGCCGTGCAGCTGATGCTCCAGGGCGAGGGCCATGTCATCGTGCGCCCCAGCGAGGCGACCCCGCAGAAGGCGCAGCAGCACTGA
- a CDS encoding threonine/serine dehydratase, with protein MIGISEIDSAAERIAAHVVRTPTVPSPGLSALLGAPVTAKLELLQRTGSFKARGATAKLLSLSEAERAAGVVAVSGGNHGIALAVMAAALEVKATVVMPRSAPARSLRIAEESGATLRLADGMDEAFATAARLRDEGLTLVHPFDDPVVIAGQGTVGLEFAQDAGPLTDVLVSVGGGGLIAGVASALRALRPGVRVWGVETEGAEALSRALAAGGPVPVALSSVVTTLSAPAVSELTYEHAAALVEEVLVVPDAEAVRGCLELAEHAKVWAEPAAGCLLPAARQVRERVGADARLGLVVCGGNAATGDIMAWADRFGLR; from the coding sequence GTGATCGGCATCTCGGAGATCGACAGCGCGGCCGAGCGGATCGCCGCTCATGTGGTGCGCACCCCGACCGTGCCGAGCCCGGGTCTGTCCGCGCTGCTCGGTGCCCCGGTGACCGCGAAGCTGGAGCTGTTGCAGCGCACCGGCTCGTTCAAGGCGCGCGGCGCGACGGCGAAGCTGCTCTCGCTGAGCGAGGCGGAGCGCGCGGCGGGCGTGGTGGCCGTCAGCGGCGGCAACCACGGCATCGCGCTCGCGGTGATGGCCGCCGCGCTGGAGGTGAAGGCCACGGTGGTCATGCCCCGCTCGGCCCCGGCCCGCTCGCTGCGGATCGCGGAGGAGAGCGGGGCGACGCTGCGGCTGGCCGACGGCATGGACGAGGCGTTCGCGACGGCCGCGCGGCTGCGGGACGAGGGACTGACGCTCGTGCACCCCTTCGACGATCCGGTGGTGATCGCCGGGCAGGGCACCGTGGGCCTGGAGTTCGCCCAGGACGCCGGTCCGCTCACGGACGTGCTGGTCAGCGTGGGCGGCGGCGGGCTGATCGCCGGGGTGGCGAGCGCGCTGCGGGCGCTGCGGCCCGGGGTGCGGGTGTGGGGCGTGGAGACGGAGGGCGCCGAGGCCCTGTCGCGGGCGCTGGCGGCGGGCGGTCCGGTGCCGGTCGCGCTGTCCTCGGTCGTCACGACGCTGAGCGCCCCGGCCGTGTCGGAGCTGACGTACGAGCACGCGGCGGCCCTGGTCGAGGAGGTGCTCGTGGTGCCGGACGCGGAGGCCGTGCGGGGCTGTCTCGAACTCGCCGAGCACGCCAAGGTGTGGGCGGAGCCCGCGGCCGGCTGTCTGCTGCCGGCCGCCCGGCAGGTGCGCGAGCGGGTCGGCGCCGACGCCCGGCTCGGCCTCGTGGTGTGCGGCGGCAACGCGGCGACCGGCGACATCATGGCCTGGGCCGACCGCTTCGGGCTGCGCTGA
- a CDS encoding LLM class F420-dependent oxidoreductase, whose amino-acid sequence MVQIGYTMMTEQAGPRELVEHVVGAEEAGFDFSVISDHYFPWLRSQGHAPYAWSVLGAAAQATSRIPLMTYVTCPTFRYHPAVVAQKAATVQLLAQGRFRLGLGAGENLNEHVVGGGWPTVDVRHERLEEAVEIIRALFEGGHVTRHGAHFDVESARLWDLPDQPPPIGVAVSGEQSCELAGHLADLVIATEPKAELLEAFDRHGGQGKPRVGQLPVCYDTDRDAAVARAHDQFRWFGSGWKVNSELPHPDSFEQATQFVTPDDVAAAIPCGDDPEAFVEAVRPYAEAGFTEVALVQIGGASQEPFLGWSAKTLLPALRDAFA is encoded by the coding sequence ATGGTGCAGATCGGATACACGATGATGACCGAGCAGGCCGGCCCCCGGGAGCTGGTGGAGCACGTGGTGGGTGCCGAGGAGGCCGGTTTTGACTTCTCGGTGATCTCGGACCACTACTTTCCGTGGCTGCGTTCCCAGGGGCACGCGCCGTACGCGTGGAGTGTGCTGGGCGCGGCCGCCCAGGCGACCTCGCGGATCCCGCTGATGACGTACGTGACCTGTCCGACCTTCCGCTATCACCCGGCGGTGGTGGCGCAGAAGGCGGCCACGGTGCAGTTGCTGGCGCAGGGCAGGTTCCGGCTGGGGCTCGGCGCGGGCGAGAACCTCAACGAGCACGTGGTCGGCGGCGGCTGGCCCACCGTGGACGTACGGCACGAGCGTCTGGAGGAGGCCGTCGAGATCATCCGGGCGCTGTTCGAGGGCGGCCATGTGACCCGGCACGGCGCGCACTTCGACGTGGAGTCGGCCCGGCTGTGGGACCTGCCGGACCAGCCGCCGCCCATCGGTGTCGCCGTCTCCGGCGAGCAGTCCTGCGAGCTGGCCGGGCACCTCGCCGACCTGGTGATCGCCACCGAGCCGAAGGCCGAGCTGCTGGAGGCGTTCGACCGGCACGGCGGGCAGGGCAAGCCGCGCGTCGGACAGCTCCCGGTCTGCTACGACACCGACCGGGACGCGGCCGTCGCGCGGGCGCACGACCAGTTCCGCTGGTTCGGCAGCGGCTGGAAGGTGAACTCCGAGCTGCCGCACCCGGACTCCTTCGAGCAGGCCACCCAGTTCGTCACCCCGGACGACGTGGCCGCGGCGATCCCGTGCGGCGACGACCCGGAGGCGTTCGTGGAGGCCGTACGGCCTTACGCGGAGGCCGGGTTCACCGAGGTCGCGCTGGTGCAGATCGGCGGGGCGAGCCAGGAGCCGTTCCTCGGCTGGTCGGCGAAGACGCTGCTGCCCGCGCTGCGGGACGCCTTCGCCTGA
- a CDS encoding DUF6328 family protein: MATERAAETRRRRGRDESEEERADRMWVELIQEVRVAQTGVQILFGFLLTVVFQPKYATLAPADRTIYIVTVVLGAAATGALIGPVSLHRLVSGRRVKPEAVRWASRMTFVGLLLLLATMTSSLLLVLRVATHDGFVPWLVAPVVGWYLLCWFVLPLWTRRRHTSR, from the coding sequence ATGGCGACGGAGCGGGCGGCTGAGACACGTCGGCGCCGGGGGCGGGACGAGAGCGAGGAGGAACGGGCCGACCGCATGTGGGTCGAGCTGATCCAGGAGGTGCGGGTCGCCCAGACCGGCGTGCAGATCCTCTTCGGCTTCCTGCTCACCGTGGTCTTCCAGCCCAAGTACGCCACGCTCGCCCCCGCCGACCGGACCATCTACATCGTGACGGTCGTCCTGGGCGCCGCCGCGACCGGCGCCCTCATCGGCCCGGTCTCCCTGCACCGCCTGGTCTCCGGGCGCCGGGTGAAGCCCGAGGCCGTGCGCTGGGCGTCCCGCATGACCTTCGTCGGCCTGCTTCTGCTGCTGGCCACCATGACCTCCTCCCTGCTGCTGGTCCTCAGGGTGGCGACGCACGACGGGTTCGTGCCGTGGCTGGTGGCCCCGGTGGTCGGCTGGTACCTGCTGTGCTGGTTCGTGCTGCCCCTGTGGACCAGACGGCGCCACACCTCGCGGTGA
- a CDS encoding aldo/keto reductase — MNEREFGRSHQHASVVGLGTWQLGADWGDVDDKEALAVLEAAAESGVTFFDTADVYGDGRSEQTIATFLGSRPDLHVLVATKMGRRVEQIPENYVLDNFRAWNDRSRRNLGVDRIDLVQLHCPPTPVYSSDEVFDALDTLVEEERIAAYGVSVETCAEALTAIARPNVASVQIILNPFRMKPLNEVLPAAREAGVGVIARVPLASGLLSGKYTKDTVFPANDHRTFNRHGESFDQGETFSGVDWATGVEAAAEFAALAPEGCTPAQLALRWIVQQPGVTTVIPGARSPEQARANAAAGKLPPLPRETLTAIRDLYEHRIKDQVEGRW, encoded by the coding sequence ATGAACGAACGTGAATTCGGCAGGTCGCACCAGCACGCCTCGGTCGTCGGGCTCGGCACCTGGCAACTGGGCGCCGACTGGGGCGACGTCGACGACAAGGAAGCCCTCGCCGTACTGGAGGCGGCGGCCGAGTCGGGGGTGACCTTCTTCGACACGGCCGACGTCTACGGCGACGGACGCAGCGAGCAGACCATCGCCACCTTCCTGGGCTCCCGCCCCGACCTGCACGTCCTGGTCGCGACCAAGATGGGCCGGCGCGTCGAGCAGATCCCCGAGAACTACGTCCTGGACAACTTCCGCGCCTGGAACGACCGTTCGCGCCGCAACCTCGGCGTGGACCGGATCGACCTGGTGCAGCTGCACTGCCCGCCGACGCCCGTGTACTCCAGCGACGAGGTGTTCGACGCGCTCGACACCCTCGTCGAGGAGGAGCGCATCGCCGCGTACGGCGTCAGCGTGGAGACCTGCGCCGAGGCGCTGACGGCGATCGCCCGGCCGAACGTGGCCAGTGTGCAGATCATCCTCAACCCCTTCCGCATGAAGCCGCTGAACGAGGTGCTGCCCGCCGCGCGGGAGGCGGGCGTCGGTGTCATCGCGCGCGTCCCGCTCGCCTCCGGCCTGCTGTCGGGCAAGTACACCAAGGACACCGTCTTCCCCGCCAACGACCACCGCACCTTCAACCGGCACGGCGAGTCGTTCGACCAGGGCGAGACCTTCTCCGGCGTGGACTGGGCCACCGGCGTGGAGGCCGCCGCCGAGTTCGCCGCGCTGGCCCCCGAGGGCTGCACCCCCGCCCAGCTCGCCCTGCGCTGGATCGTCCAGCAGCCCGGCGTCACCACCGTCATCCCCGGCGCCCGCTCCCCGGAGCAGGCCCGCGCCAACGCCGCCGCCGGCAAGCTCCCGCCGCTGCCGCGGGAGACCCTGACGGCGATCCGCGACCTGTACGAGCACCGGATCAAGGACCAGGTCGAAGGCCGCTGGTAG